One Hydrogenobaculum sp. 3684 genomic window, TTGGCTCCCATTTTATCGGCTTTTAGCAAGAGTAATATCTGGCTGACGCTGTTTTGGATCATCTTGGGGAAGAGGTATATCAAGATTGTGTTGCCTATAATAATCAAAAAACAACGTCTCAGCACATCTTTTACCCTCATCATAACAAGCCCTTGGACCAATTGGATTTACATTGCCCCAATAATCTTCTTTTTGAGGATGTACCGTTGGATCTCCCCCATGACAGAGGTTTTGGTGGTCTGCACCGGGTCAAACTGATAATGAATAGGACTAGCAGGACAGGCTAAGTTGTAAATTTCATCCACTTCCACATAAAGAGGAAACGTTATATCGTGTCTTAGCACCTCAAAGTAAGGATTTCCAAGAAGATGTTTTATATTTTCCTTAGAACCCGTGAAAAAATTATCTACACATATAACTTCGTTGCCCTCCTCAAGAAGCCTCTCACAAAGATGAGATCCTATGAAACCAGCACCGCCCGTTATCAAAATTCTTTTTCTCATGTTATTTTCCTAAAAGCTAAAAACTTTAAATTTTTATATAGTATCATAGCTTTTATTATAGCAAAATATAAAAATTGAGAACATTAGATACTTAAGATGAGCTAGCTTGAAGGTCTTTTTGTGGTAAAGCTAAGAAGTTATTTCCAAACTTTTTGTTTGTACATATAATCAGATTTATGAAAGATTTTGTGCATCTTCATCTTCATACCCAATATTCACTTTTGGACGGAGCTATAAAGATAAAGGATCTGGCTAAAAAGGCAAAGGAATACGGCTATAAGGCTGTGGCTATAACGGATCATGGTAACCTTTTTGGTACTATGAGCTTTTACAAAGAGATGAAGGCAAACGGTATAAAGCCCATTATAGGCATGGAAGCTTACTTTACCACAGGAAAAAGAACTGAGCATAAAGGAAAAGGTTCTGAAGATAACATAACAGATAGAATAAACCACCACATCATACTTTTGGCAAAAAACGACACTGGGCTTAAAAACCTCATGAAGCTTTCTTCTATAGCTTTTATTGAAGGCTTTTACTATAAACCAAGGATAGATTATGAAGTGTTAGAGCAGCATGCGGAAGGTCTAATAGCTTTGACGGCCTGTCTTAAGGGAGTGCCCACTTTTTACGCAGCTCAAGGCAACGAAGAGATGGCTTATAATTGGGTTAAAAAGTTTAAAGATATCTTTGGGGATGATCTTTATTTAGAGCTTCAATCAAATCATATACCAGCTCAGGAAACCGCCAATAAAACCCTTATAGAGATAGCTAAAAAATACAACGTAAAGTTTGCTGCCACCAACGATTGTCATTACCTTTTGGAAGAGGATTTGAGGGCTCACAACGTCTTGATGGCGATTCAGATGAAAAAAACACTTCAGGAGCTTGGAGAAGATGCTTTTGGACACTATGAGGGTATGCACTTTGCCTCATACGAGGAGATGGTAAAGAAATTTGAAGGAAAATGGAGTGAGTGGGAAAAAGCGCTTTTAAACACCGTTGAAATATCAGAAAAAATTGCAGATTCTTTAAGCATCTTTGAAGATAAATCTTACAAGTTTCCTGAGTTTTTTAAAGGTGATAATATAAATGTCAATATATCTTCTTACCTTAGAAATTTAGCCGTTGAGGGTCTTAAAAGCCGTATACAAAAATCTCAAATAAGCAAAAATATACCAGAAAAAGAGTACTGGGACAGGCTAAATTATGAATTAGAAGTAATACAAAATATGGGTTTTGATAGTTATTTCTTGATAGTATCGGATTTTATAAACTGGTCAAAATCAAACAACATACCTGTGGGTCCTGGAAGAGGTTCTGCGGCGGGGTCTTTGGTGGCTTTTGCTCTAAACATAACAGATGTTGATCCGTTAAAGCATGGACTTATCTTCGAAAGATTCTTGAATCCAGAGCGTATATCTATGCCAGATATAGATGTAGACTTTTGCATGGACAACAGAGATAAGGTTATAGAGTATGTAAAAGAAAAATACGGCAAAGACTCTGTGGCTCAGATCATTACTTACAATACGATGAAAGCTAAACAAACCCTTAGAGATGTGGCAAGGGCCATGGGTATGGCTTACAAAGATGCCGATGTACTAGCAAAGCTTATACCTCAAGGCAACGTCCAAGGTACATGGCTAAGCCTTGAAGAGATGTATATAACGCCCATAGAAGAGTTGATGGAGCGTTATGGACACAGAGGAGATATTGAAGATAATGTAAAAAAATTTAGAGACCTTGCGAAAAAAGATCCTCAGATAAAAGAGCTTGTGGAGATCTCTATAAAACTTGAAGGTCTCACAAGGCATACATCTTTACACGCTGCTGGTATTGTGATAGCTCCAAAACCCCTTATAGAGTTGGCACCTCTGTATCTTGATAAATCGGTAAAAGATGATACTGGCAACATAGCTACCCAATACGATATGGCTCATTTGGAAGAGCTTGGGCTTGTCAAGATGGATTTTCTTGGATTAAAAACGCTTACAGAACTATGGAAGATGAAAGAGCTTGTAAAACAAAACAAAGGTATAGATATTGATTTCTTGTCTTTGGATTTTAACAACAAAGAAATTTACGAGTTTTTAGCCACCGGTGAAACGATAGGGGTGTTTCAACTGGAATCAAAGGGTATGAGGGAGCTTATAAAACGTTTAAAACCAGACAGATTTGAAGATATTGTAGCCGCTTTAGCCCTTTATAGACCAGGTCCTATAAAAAGCGGGATGGTGGATAAATTTATAAATAGAAAACTTGGTAAAGAAAAAGTTGTATACGAATTTGAAGAGCTTGAAGAGGTGCTAAAAGAAACCTATGGTCTTATCGTTTATCAAGAGCAGATCATGTTTATATCAAACATACTTGCTGGGTTTACCATGGGAGAGGCAGATAATTTGAGAAAGGCCATAGGTAAAAAGAAAGCTGATCTCATGGCAAAGATAAAGGATGATTTCATAAGAAGAAGCTGTGAAAGAGGCTATCCTAAGGATAAAATAGAAAAACTTTGGTCTGAAATAGAGGAGTTTGCCTCTTATTCTTTCAACAAATCTCACTCTGTGGCTTACGGTTATATATCTTTTTGGACTGCTTACATGAAGCTTTATTATCCAGATGAGTTTTACACTGTTAAATTCTCTACAGAGAACTCCGATAAAAAGTTTATAAACCTTTTAAAAGATGCGAAGTCTTTTGGTATAAAAGTATTACCTCCAGATGTAAACAAATCAGATGTGGATTTTAAGATAGAAGCTCCAAGACAAATAAGGTTTGGACTCGGAAGAATAAAGGGTGTTGGTGAGGATACCGCAAGGCATATAAAATCTATGCAAGAAAAAATTGGAAGAGACTTTCTAAGTTTTCAAGATTTTACCAAAAACACAGACAATAGGAAAGTAAACAAAAAAGTTTTGGAAGCTCTTTCAAAAGCAGGGGCTTTTGATAGTCTTATAGAAAAAAGCGGTTATAAAAATAGAGAAGATTTTCTCTCAAGGCTTTTGAATTCTCAGGATATATCAAGCATAGCTCAGAGGTCGTTGTTTGGTATAAAAGCCTCGAAATCCACTGAGCAGATGGAACAAAGCTCTTCTATAGATATATTAAAATTAGAAAAGGAGGTTCTTGGGTTTTATATATCTGGGCATCCATTGGACAAATACAATTGGATTTTATCTCACAACAAAGACATAACAAATATAGAAGATATAGATTTTGAAAATATGCCAAACCAAGCCATAGACAGCGAGGCTGGGCAAAACGCATCGGCGGAATATACGATTGCTGGTGTTATAAGCGATTTACAGATTAAAAAAACCAAAAATGGTTCTTACATGGCTATTTTTAACCTTGTGGATAAAACGGATATTGTTGAAGTTGTGGTTTTCCCAGATAGGTATACATCTTCTGAAGGTATTATAAAAGAAGATGAAGTGGTGGTGATAAAAGGTATCTTAGACATAGATATTGAAAACGAAAACCTTAAGATAGTGGCAAACGATCTTTATTCTATAGATTCTTTGTTAAATCAATACAACACGCTAACTCTTAAGATAGATGAGGAAAAAGCAAAAAACGGCTTTTTAGAAAAGCTTAAATCTATGCTAGACAAATATACGCCCAAGGCTAACGAAGATGTTATGAAATCTCAAAAAGTTGTATTGGAACTGGACGTTAGCTCCTATAGGGCTATAGTACAAACCTCCAAGGATGTGGTACTTTCAAAAACCCTCATAGAAGAGCTCAGTAAATATGGTATAGAATTTTCTTTGGCATCTTAACGAAAAATTAACAATTGTTTCTTATAATAAAAGCATCAAAACTTAAGGAGGTTTGTATGAAGTTAAAACAAGTTTTAGCAGTAGCTGTTTTTGCTGGTAGCCTTCAAGGGGCTATGGCTTGGACTATCACAGGAGCTGGTTCTACATTTATCTATCCTGCTATGCAAAGATGGACTCTTCACTTTAAGCAAGCCACTGGAAATGTTGTAAACTATCAAAGTATAGGTTCTGGCGGTGGTATACTCCAAGTAACAAAAAGGACGGTAGATTTTGGTGCATCTGACGCTCCTTTAAAACCAGCAGAG contains:
- the dnaE gene encoding DNA polymerase III subunit alpha, which produces MKDFVHLHLHTQYSLLDGAIKIKDLAKKAKEYGYKAVAITDHGNLFGTMSFYKEMKANGIKPIIGMEAYFTTGKRTEHKGKGSEDNITDRINHHIILLAKNDTGLKNLMKLSSIAFIEGFYYKPRIDYEVLEQHAEGLIALTACLKGVPTFYAAQGNEEMAYNWVKKFKDIFGDDLYLELQSNHIPAQETANKTLIEIAKKYNVKFAATNDCHYLLEEDLRAHNVLMAIQMKKTLQELGEDAFGHYEGMHFASYEEMVKKFEGKWSEWEKALLNTVEISEKIADSLSIFEDKSYKFPEFFKGDNINVNISSYLRNLAVEGLKSRIQKSQISKNIPEKEYWDRLNYELEVIQNMGFDSYFLIVSDFINWSKSNNIPVGPGRGSAAGSLVAFALNITDVDPLKHGLIFERFLNPERISMPDIDVDFCMDNRDKVIEYVKEKYGKDSVAQIITYNTMKAKQTLRDVARAMGMAYKDADVLAKLIPQGNVQGTWLSLEEMYITPIEELMERYGHRGDIEDNVKKFRDLAKKDPQIKELVEISIKLEGLTRHTSLHAAGIVIAPKPLIELAPLYLDKSVKDDTGNIATQYDMAHLEELGLVKMDFLGLKTLTELWKMKELVKQNKGIDIDFLSLDFNNKEIYEFLATGETIGVFQLESKGMRELIKRLKPDRFEDIVAALALYRPGPIKSGMVDKFINRKLGKEKVVYEFEELEEVLKETYGLIVYQEQIMFISNILAGFTMGEADNLRKAIGKKKADLMAKIKDDFIRRSCERGYPKDKIEKLWSEIEEFASYSFNKSHSVAYGYISFWTAYMKLYYPDEFYTVKFSTENSDKKFINLLKDAKSFGIKVLPPDVNKSDVDFKIEAPRQIRFGLGRIKGVGEDTARHIKSMQEKIGRDFLSFQDFTKNTDNRKVNKKVLEALSKAGAFDSLIEKSGYKNREDFLSRLLNSQDISSIAQRSLFGIKASKSTEQMEQSSSIDILKLEKEVLGFYISGHPLDKYNWILSHNKDITNIEDIDFENMPNQAIDSEAGQNASAEYTIAGVISDLQIKKTKNGSYMAIFNLVDKTDIVEVVVFPDRYTSSEGIIKEDEVVVIKGILDIDIENENLKIVANDLYSIDSLLNQYNTLTLKIDEEKAKNGFLEKLKSMLDKYTPKANEDVMKSQKVVLELDVSSYRAIVQTSKDVVLSKTLIEELSKYGIEFSLAS